In a single window of the Caulobacter soli genome:
- a CDS encoding RcnB family protein, with protein sequence MKRLITTAMILSLLGGAAAEAAGAGQDRPDRRGERGASQDGGRGDGGGGGWRQQQPQAQQQQPQQQQPSGGGDRGGGWRQSGGDRGGRPDRGGQPQQAPQAQPPAAAPQASAPQAGRGGRDNDGRGGGRGNGGWDRGDQNQGGGRGPGQGRPDQGRPDQGRPDQDRPNRGGWDRPNQGRPNPGGWDRPGQGRPGYNNGQWRERDRDRPRYDQNRYRPSYRSPQRYRVPAYRYPRGYYVNRWAFGDYLPGGWYGSSYYLSAGQYGLPYPPIGCEWVRVGSDALLVDVWSGEVLSVYYDLFW encoded by the coding sequence ATGAAACGTCTGATTACGACGGCGATGATCCTGTCTCTGCTGGGCGGGGCGGCGGCGGAAGCCGCCGGCGCCGGGCAGGACCGTCCGGATCGTCGCGGTGAACGCGGCGCGAGCCAGGACGGCGGGCGCGGCGACGGCGGTGGCGGCGGCTGGCGCCAACAGCAACCGCAGGCCCAGCAGCAACAGCCTCAACAACAGCAGCCCTCCGGCGGCGGCGATCGCGGCGGTGGCTGGCGTCAGTCGGGCGGGGATCGCGGCGGTCGTCCCGACCGGGGCGGCCAGCCGCAACAGGCGCCGCAAGCCCAGCCGCCCGCCGCGGCGCCCCAGGCTTCCGCGCCGCAGGCGGGCCGTGGCGGTCGCGACAATGACGGCCGTGGCGGCGGACGCGGCAATGGCGGCTGGGACCGCGGCGACCAGAACCAGGGCGGCGGTCGCGGGCCAGGTCAAGGCCGGCCGGATCAGGGGCGTCCGGATCAAGGTCGGCCGGATCAAGACCGTCCCAACCGAGGCGGATGGGATCGCCCCAACCAGGGCCGTCCCAACCCAGGCGGCTGGGATCGTCCCGGCCAGGGCCGCCCCGGCTACAACAACGGTCAATGGCGCGAACGTGACCGTGACCGGCCGCGCTACGACCAGAACCGCTACCGGCCGTCCTATCGCTCGCCGCAGCGCTACCGCGTGCCAGCTTATCGCTACCCGCGCGGCTACTATGTGAACCGTTGGGCGTTCGGCGACTATCTGCCGGGCGGTTGGTACGGCTCGTCCTACTATCTGAGCGCCGGGCAATACGGCCTGCCGTATCCGCCGATCGGCTGCGAGTGGGTGCGGGTCGGCAGCGACGCCCTGCTGGTCGACGTCTGGAGCGGCGAGGTGCTGAGCGTCTATTACGACCTGTTCTGGTGA
- a CDS encoding SH3 domain-containing protein, translated as MKLVSGLVMAGLTLSTIAPSAALAQAKASKGQAMQTQASGEVPHCGRKLGTLSIVDGDDSSGWTQYNLASPQKVLRAIVQRSGCFNLVDRGAGLSAAEKERNIGGNLGLQRGSNVGQGQVKAADYVLVAEVQGSNSNVGGGAVAGAIGGLIGGRVGGLVGGIKTKKLEANTVLSLTNVRTTETMSVSEGYAVKNDIGWGAGGGLGFAGAVGGGYEDTDIGRIVTLSFINAYSKMVSDLGLLSTTTTAAAAAPPKTFVASRVTNMRATAAAGGKLIRALPAGAIVYPTGEKNGLWWEVADENDNVGWVLNTGLEPAR; from the coding sequence ATGAAACTGGTATCGGGCCTGGTCATGGCCGGCCTCACGCTGTCGACTATCGCGCCGAGCGCGGCCCTGGCCCAAGCCAAGGCCAGCAAGGGCCAGGCGATGCAAACCCAGGCCTCCGGCGAAGTGCCGCACTGCGGCCGCAAGCTGGGCACCCTGTCGATCGTCGACGGCGACGATTCCAGCGGCTGGACCCAGTACAACCTGGCCTCGCCGCAGAAGGTGCTTCGCGCCATCGTCCAACGCTCGGGCTGCTTCAACCTCGTCGATCGCGGCGCGGGTCTCAGCGCCGCCGAGAAGGAACGCAACATCGGCGGCAATCTGGGCCTGCAGCGCGGCTCCAACGTCGGCCAGGGCCAGGTCAAGGCGGCCGACTACGTGCTGGTGGCCGAGGTCCAGGGCAGCAACAGCAATGTCGGCGGCGGCGCGGTGGCCGGCGCCATCGGCGGCCTGATCGGCGGTCGCGTGGGCGGCCTGGTCGGCGGCATCAAGACCAAGAAGCTGGAAGCCAACACCGTCCTGTCGCTGACCAATGTCCGCACCACCGAGACCATGTCGGTTTCGGAAGGCTATGCGGTGAAGAACGACATCGGCTGGGGCGCGGGCGGCGGCCTGGGCTTCGCCGGCGCGGTCGGCGGCGGCTATGAAGACACCGACATCGGCCGCATCGTCACCCTGTCGTTCATCAACGCCTATTCCAAGATGGTCTCGGACCTGGGCCTGCTGTCGACGACGACCACGGCCGCCGCGGCCGCCCCGCCCAAGACCTTCGTGGCCAGCCGCGTCACCAACATGCGCGCCACGGCCGCGGCCGGCGGCAAGCTGATCCGCGCCCTGCCCGCCGGCGCGATCGTCTACCCCACCGGCGAGAAGAACGGCCTGTGGTGGGAAGTCGCCGACGAGAACGACAATGTCGGCTGGGTGCTGAACACCGGTCTCGAGCCGGCGCGCTAA
- a CDS encoding tRNA1(Val) (adenine(37)-N6)-methyltransferase: MPDEIRAPQKPSGITEDAVLNGRIRLRQPVAGYRAGMDAALLAAACDANTGERVIEAGCGVGGALLAAASRRPDARFVGLERDPAAADLARGNVVLNALRDRVEIIGGDVEQGFRALDLPVFDAVISNPPFFDDPGALRAPAPEKSGAWMADGGLAAWTAFCLKAVREGGTITLIHRADRLADILALLAPKAGSFKIRPVAPFADAPAKRVIVRAIKTGKAPLMLLPPLVLHDREGSGHSAQAEAILRGEAGLEWN; the protein is encoded by the coding sequence TTGCCGGACGAGATACGCGCCCCCCAGAAACCCTCGGGGATCACCGAAGACGCCGTCCTGAACGGCCGGATAAGGCTGCGCCAGCCCGTGGCCGGCTATCGCGCGGGCATGGACGCGGCCCTGCTGGCGGCGGCTTGTGACGCAAATACCGGCGAACGGGTGATCGAGGCGGGCTGCGGGGTCGGCGGGGCGCTACTGGCGGCGGCGAGTCGGCGTCCAGACGCGCGATTCGTCGGCCTGGAGCGCGATCCCGCCGCCGCCGATCTGGCCCGGGGCAATGTCGTGCTCAACGCCCTGCGGGACCGGGTCGAGATCATCGGCGGCGATGTCGAGCAAGGTTTCCGGGCCCTGGACCTGCCGGTGTTCGACGCGGTGATCAGCAACCCGCCGTTTTTCGACGATCCCGGCGCCTTGCGCGCCCCTGCGCCCGAGAAGTCCGGCGCCTGGATGGCCGACGGCGGGCTGGCGGCCTGGACGGCCTTCTGCCTGAAGGCGGTGCGCGAGGGCGGGACCATTACCCTGATCCACCGCGCCGACCGCCTGGCCGACATCCTGGCGCTGCTGGCCCCCAAGGCCGGCTCGTTCAAGATCCGCCCCGTCGCGCCCTTCGCCGACGCGCCGGCCAAGCGGGTGATCGTTCGCGCCATCAAGACCGGCAAGGCGCCGCTGATGCTGTTGCCGCCGCTGGTGCTGCACGATCGCGAGGGATCGGGGCATTCGGCCCAAGCGGAGGCAATTCTGCGGGGGGAAGCTGGGTTGGAGTGGAACTGA
- the ilvC gene encoding ketol-acid reductoisomerase, with protein MRGAAKIDQSWRKNMRVYYDRDADLARILDKKIAIVGYGSQGHAHALNLRDSGAKNVAVALRAGSPTAKKAEGEGLKVMTVAEAAAWADLIMILAPDEHQAAIYKNDIAPNIRDGAALLFAHGLNVHFGLIEPKDTIDVLMVAPKGPGHTVRGEYQKGGGVPCLIAVHHNATGNAHDLGLAYASAIGGGRSGIIETNFREECETDLFGEQAVLCGGTVELVRAGFEVLVEAGYAPEMAYFECLHELKLIVDLMYEGGIANMNYSISNTAEYGEYVTGPRIITPETKAEMKRVLDDIQSGKFVRDFMLENQVGQPSFKATRRRSAEHQIEEVGGRLRAMMPWIAKNKLVDVAKN; from the coding sequence TTGCGCGGGGCGGCCAAAATTGACCAGTCCTGGAGAAAAAACATGCGCGTCTATTATGATCGCGACGCCGACCTCGCCCGCATCTTGGACAAGAAGATCGCGATCGTAGGCTATGGTTCGCAAGGTCACGCGCACGCTCTCAACCTCCGCGACTCGGGCGCCAAGAACGTAGCCGTGGCGCTTCGCGCCGGCTCGCCCACCGCCAAGAAGGCCGAAGGCGAAGGCCTGAAGGTCATGACCGTGGCCGAGGCCGCCGCCTGGGCCGACCTGATCATGATCCTGGCGCCGGACGAGCATCAGGCCGCGATCTACAAGAACGACATCGCGCCCAATATCCGCGACGGCGCGGCCCTGCTGTTCGCCCACGGCCTGAACGTCCACTTCGGCCTGATCGAGCCCAAGGACACCATCGACGTCCTGATGGTCGCCCCCAAGGGGCCCGGCCACACCGTGCGCGGCGAGTACCAGAAGGGCGGCGGCGTGCCCTGCCTGATCGCCGTGCACCACAACGCCACCGGCAACGCCCACGACCTGGGCCTGGCCTACGCCAGCGCCATCGGCGGCGGCCGCTCGGGCATCATCGAGACCAACTTCCGCGAGGAATGCGAAACCGACCTGTTCGGCGAGCAGGCCGTTCTCTGCGGCGGCACGGTCGAGCTGGTCCGCGCCGGCTTCGAAGTGCTGGTGGAAGCCGGCTACGCGCCGGAAATGGCCTATTTCGAGTGCCTGCACGAACTGAAGCTGATCGTCGACCTCATGTACGAAGGCGGCATCGCCAACATGAACTACTCGATCAGCAACACGGCCGAGTACGGCGAGTATGTCACCGGTCCGCGCATCATCACCCCGGAGACCAAGGCCGAGATGAAGCGCGTGCTGGACGACATCCAGTCGGGCAAGTTCGTCCGCGACTTCATGCTGGAAAACCAGGTGGGCCAGCCGAGCTTCAAGGCGACCCGTCGCCGCTCGGCCGAACACCAGATCGAGGAAGTCGGCGGTCGCCTGCGCGCCATGATGCCCTGGATCGCCAAGAACAAGCTGGTGGACGTGGCCAAGAACTAG
- a CDS encoding FkbM family methyltransferase — MGLFRKKKHQAISLPVGVAPVPALVKFRGCTYRMPDHWVITKQLLDGKDYEPWVLDYFLQTLKPGMTVLDVGASWGAFALPAARKIGPAGRVIAIEMSPGNGRVILESAKTNAIDNIRLILVGVSDTLETAFLRRQTMHNNHQLEPAGQAAPDDLSDYDFAPVVPIDLLRGEFGKVDVMKIDIEGMEYRAFMGAKAFMAEQKPITFLEYSPRFQAETSRAEGSALLSFFLDMGYGVEILHRKKRRETVKGADAAEVIAKVDAAWTRHVEDDNGTHLDLCLKAKG, encoded by the coding sequence ATGGGTCTGTTCCGCAAGAAGAAACACCAGGCGATCTCGCTGCCGGTCGGCGTCGCCCCCGTCCCAGCCCTGGTGAAGTTCCGTGGCTGCACCTACCGCATGCCCGACCACTGGGTGATCACCAAGCAGCTGCTGGACGGCAAGGACTACGAACCCTGGGTGCTGGACTACTTCCTCCAGACCCTGAAGCCCGGCATGACCGTGCTGGACGTCGGGGCCAGCTGGGGCGCCTTCGCCCTGCCGGCCGCCAGAAAGATCGGGCCGGCCGGCCGGGTGATCGCCATCGAGATGAGTCCGGGCAACGGTCGGGTGATCCTGGAGAGCGCCAAGACCAACGCCATAGACAACATCCGCCTGATCCTGGTGGGCGTGTCCGACACGCTGGAGACGGCCTTCCTGCGCCGCCAGACCATGCACAACAACCACCAGCTGGAGCCGGCCGGCCAGGCCGCGCCGGACGACCTGAGCGACTACGACTTCGCCCCCGTCGTGCCGATCGACCTGCTGCGCGGCGAGTTCGGCAAGGTCGACGTGATGAAGATCGACATCGAGGGCATGGAGTATCGCGCCTTCATGGGCGCCAAGGCCTTCATGGCCGAGCAGAAGCCGATCACCTTCCTGGAATATTCGCCGCGCTTCCAGGCCGAGACCTCGCGCGCCGAAGGCTCGGCCCTGCTGAGCTTCTTCCTGGATATGGGCTACGGCGTGGAGATCCTGCATCGCAAGAAACGGCGCGAGACGGTCAAGGGCGCGGACGCGGCCGAAGTGATCGCCAAAGTCGACGCGGCCTGGACGCGCCACGTCGAGGACGACAACGGCACGCACCTTGACCTGTGTCTGAAGGCGAAGGGCTGA
- a CDS encoding DoxX family protein, producing the protein MSARANTRWLIAAIYAPFGVLHVVSSHGFLKIMPPGIPFPRDVVIFTGLCEIAGAAGLLLPRTRRLAGIMLALYALCVWPANIYHALSGVSVPPLPSSWWYHGPRLLLQPVFIWAPLWAAAVISWPFRTIPRSSDGKT; encoded by the coding sequence ATGAGCGCACGTGCAAACACCCGCTGGCTGATCGCCGCGATCTACGCGCCGTTCGGCGTGCTGCACGTCGTCAGCAGCCACGGCTTCCTGAAGATCATGCCGCCGGGAATTCCGTTTCCGCGCGACGTCGTGATCTTCACTGGGCTGTGCGAGATCGCCGGCGCGGCAGGGCTGTTGTTGCCGCGCACCCGTCGGCTGGCGGGGATCATGCTGGCGCTCTACGCCCTGTGCGTCTGGCCCGCCAACATCTACCACGCCCTCAGCGGCGTCAGCGTCCCGCCCCTGCCCAGTTCGTGGTGGTACCACGGGCCGCGCCTGCTGCTGCAACCGGTGTTCATCTGGGCCCCGCTGTGGGCGGCCGCCGTGATCAGTTGGCCGTTTCGGACCATTCCACGATCGAGCGACGGCAAGACCTGA
- a CDS encoding GNAT family N-acetyltransferase, giving the protein MIQLIRIIDDLPDGFDALLADAASEGVGNVARLADGWASGDQRFDRDGEALLGALLAGDLAGIGGLSVEPAAAEPARRVRRFYVRPDFRRQGVARTLATALVQEALDQVDLLTCNAAASPAAAPFWEAQGFSPDVSGPWTHVLRRSLG; this is encoded by the coding sequence GTGATCCAGCTGATCCGGATCATCGACGATTTGCCGGACGGCTTTGACGCCCTCCTCGCCGACGCGGCGAGCGAGGGCGTTGGCAACGTGGCGCGGCTGGCCGACGGCTGGGCCAGCGGCGACCAGCGCTTCGATCGCGACGGCGAGGCTCTCCTGGGGGCCTTGCTGGCCGGAGACTTGGCGGGGATCGGCGGCCTGTCGGTCGAACCCGCCGCCGCCGAACCGGCCCGCCGCGTGCGCCGCTTCTACGTCCGCCCCGACTTCCGCCGCCAAGGCGTTGCGCGCACCCTGGCCACGGCCCTCGTGCAGGAAGCCCTCGACCAGGTCGACCTTCTCACCTGCAACGCCGCCGCCTCCCCCGCCGCCGCGCCGTTCTGGGAAGCCCAGGGCTTTTCACCAGACGTTTCAGGCCCTTGGACCCACGTCCTGCGTCGGAGTCTGGGATGA
- a CDS encoding CAP domain-containing protein yields the protein MITLDRRTLIATTAAALVTPGLFPAQAEAAMSDPWLAYDRRLRRQLAESQGDFDPDFETDLHDLGDIFRRGQRLGALALDPGLTLAARAHAADIARTGVFDHMTREGFGPAARVGLLARDLIGAPAENIAERLNADGAVRPDQIMGQWKTSPGHRANLLAADFTHVGYGVLRQGREVIALGVYAEVSARLPAPAPLRVASVGAIAAALSNAVPRINQFSVSEPGGEALVETYVESPGAQTLPPGAWQLRPHLSTGARKYLVAWGPVFVLG from the coding sequence ATGATCACCCTGGACCGCCGCACCTTGATCGCCACGACCGCCGCCGCGCTGGTCACGCCGGGCCTCTTCCCGGCCCAGGCCGAGGCCGCCATGAGCGATCCCTGGCTGGCCTATGATCGTCGCCTGCGCCGCCAATTGGCCGAGAGCCAGGGTGACTTCGACCCCGATTTCGAGACCGACCTGCACGACCTGGGCGACATCTTCCGGCGCGGCCAGCGGCTGGGCGCGTTGGCGCTCGATCCCGGCCTGACCCTGGCCGCCCGCGCCCATGCCGCCGACATCGCCCGCACCGGCGTCTTCGACCACATGACCCGCGAAGGCTTCGGGCCCGCCGCCCGGGTCGGCCTGCTGGCCCGCGACCTGATCGGCGCCCCGGCCGAGAACATCGCCGAGCGGCTGAACGCCGACGGCGCGGTGCGGCCCGACCAGATCATGGGTCAATGGAAGACCAGCCCCGGCCACCGCGCCAACCTGCTGGCCGCTGACTTCACGCACGTGGGCTACGGCGTGCTGCGCCAGGGCCGCGAGGTGATCGCCCTGGGGGTCTATGCCGAGGTCTCGGCCCGCCTACCCGCCCCCGCGCCGTTGCGGGTGGCCTCGGTCGGGGCGATCGCCGCGGCCCTGTCGAACGCCGTCCCGCGCATCAACCAGTTCTCGGTGTCGGAACCCGGGGGCGAAGCCCTGGTCGAGACCTATGTCGAAAGCCCCGGCGCCCAGACCCTGCCCCCCGGCGCCTGGCAGCTGCGCCCGCACCTGTCGACCGGCGCGCGGAAGTACCTGGTGGCCTGGGGTCCGGTGTTCGTTCTGGGGTGA
- a CDS encoding DUF924 family protein produces MTAKPQDVLGFWTAAGPDKWFAKSDAFDDAIRLKFEPVHLAAARGKYDAWAADASTGAEGALALLILLDQFPRNLYRDSGHAFATDGKARSIAAVAIAAGHDRQVAPELRRFFYLPYEHSESLADQETSIALFEGLLKDTGDADSLKWAIAHRDIIARFGRFPHRNKALGRSTTAAEQTFLDEGGFAG; encoded by the coding sequence ATGACCGCCAAGCCACAGGACGTGCTGGGCTTCTGGACCGCCGCTGGTCCGGACAAGTGGTTCGCCAAGTCCGACGCCTTCGACGACGCCATCCGCCTGAAGTTCGAACCCGTCCACCTGGCCGCCGCGCGCGGCAAGTACGACGCCTGGGCCGCCGACGCGTCCACTGGGGCCGAAGGCGCCCTGGCCCTGCTGATCCTGCTCGACCAGTTCCCCCGCAACCTCTATCGCGACAGCGGTCATGCCTTCGCCACCGACGGCAAGGCCCGGTCGATCGCCGCCGTCGCCATCGCCGCCGGCCATGACAGGCAGGTCGCGCCCGAGCTGCGGCGGTTCTTCTACCTGCCCTACGAGCACTCGGAATCCCTGGCCGACCAGGAAACCAGCATCGCCCTGTTCGAGGGCCTGCTGAAGGACACCGGCGACGCCGACAGCCTGAAGTGGGCCATCGCCCATCGCGACATCATCGCCCGCTTCGGCCGCTTTCCTCATCGAAACAAGGCCTTGGGCCGAAGCACGACCGCCGCCGAGCAGACCTTCCTCGACGAAGGCGGCTTCGCGGGCTGA
- a CDS encoding polyprenyl synthetase family protein: MDAAAATLAREPGSVDRLVRLAAADMAGVDALITARMQSEVPVIPALAEHLIAAGGKRLRPLLTVAAARLAGSDNDTCLKLAAAVEFIHTATLLHDDVVDGSQLRRGKVAAHLIWGAAQSVLVGDFLFARAFELMVETNSMKALEILARASRVIAEGEVLQLTRSHDLNLSQALYLEIIAAKTAELFAAASEAGGVSAGVSPAQSDALRAYGMNLGLAFQLADDALDYGGTTEALGKNAGDDFREGKATLPLLLAIARSGPREAEFWERAIGRREQTEADFRRARELIVGTGALEATLDLAAGYADKAKAALAGFPANEWRSSLESLADFAVSRRT; encoded by the coding sequence TTGGACGCAGCTGCAGCGACCCTCGCCCGGGAGCCGGGATCGGTGGATCGTCTCGTGCGGCTGGCCGCCGCCGACATGGCCGGGGTCGACGCTCTGATCACCGCGCGCATGCAGAGCGAGGTTCCGGTCATCCCCGCCCTGGCCGAGCACCTGATCGCCGCCGGCGGCAAGCGCCTGCGTCCGCTGCTGACCGTGGCCGCCGCGCGCCTGGCCGGGTCGGACAACGACACCTGCCTGAAGCTGGCCGCCGCCGTCGAGTTCATCCACACCGCCACCCTGCTGCACGACGACGTGGTCGACGGCAGCCAACTGCGCCGCGGCAAGGTCGCCGCCCACCTGATCTGGGGCGCGGCCCAAAGCGTGCTGGTCGGTGACTTCCTGTTCGCCCGCGCCTTCGAGCTGATGGTCGAGACCAACTCGATGAAGGCGCTGGAGATCCTGGCCCGGGCCAGCCGGGTGATCGCCGAGGGCGAGGTGCTGCAGCTGACCCGCAGCCACGACCTGAACCTTTCGCAGGCGCTGTACCTGGAAATCATCGCCGCCAAGACCGCCGAGCTGTTCGCCGCGGCCTCGGAAGCCGGCGGCGTGTCGGCCGGCGTCTCGCCCGCCCAGTCGGACGCCCTGCGCGCCTACGGCATGAACCTGGGCCTGGCCTTCCAGCTGGCCGACGACGCCCTGGACTACGGCGGCACCACCGAGGCCCTGGGCAAGAACGCCGGCGACGACTTCCGCGAAGGCAAGGCCACCTTGCCGCTGCTGCTGGCCATCGCCCGCTCGGGTCCGCGCGAGGCCGAGTTCTGGGAGCGCGCCATCGGTCGTCGCGAGCAGACCGAGGCCGACTTCCGCCGCGCCCGCGAGCTGATCGTCGGCACCGGTGCTCTCGAAGCCACCCTCGACCTGGCCGCCGGCTATGCCGACAAAGCCAAGGCGGCGCTGGCGGGCTTCCCGGCCAACGAATGGCGCTCCAGCCTGGAAAGCCTGGCCGACTTCGCGGTCAGCCGGCGAACCTGA
- a CDS encoding nucleoside 2-deoxyribosyltransferase gives MRPVRSIWLAGPEPWLPDAEPQAARQRALCADNGFTGLTAPAIVETEADNVEIQARELYAERMAKLRQADAGIVNLTPFRGPSCASAAAFEAGVLAGLGRPIMAYVNVADESEAEYVDRVEVHVGAQRDEHGVWRDGDGCVVEDFGLPETVMLWAEARRLFVIITDDPLHDLTGLEMCLDALALYAE, from the coding sequence ATGAGACCCGTACGTTCCATTTGGCTGGCTGGCCCTGAACCTTGGCTCCCTGATGCCGAGCCTCAAGCCGCGCGCCAGCGCGCGCTCTGCGCAGATAACGGCTTCACCGGCCTGACCGCTCCCGCCATCGTCGAGACCGAGGCCGACAATGTCGAGATCCAGGCCCGTGAGCTGTACGCCGAGAGAATGGCCAAGCTGCGGCAGGCCGACGCCGGGATCGTCAACCTGACGCCGTTCCGGGGGCCCTCCTGCGCCAGCGCCGCCGCCTTCGAGGCCGGGGTGCTAGCCGGGCTGGGGCGTCCGATCATGGCCTATGTCAACGTGGCCGACGAAAGCGAGGCCGAGTATGTCGACCGCGTCGAGGTGCATGTCGGCGCCCAGCGCGACGAGCACGGCGTCTGGCGCGACGGCGACGGCTGCGTGGTCGAGGATTTCGGCCTGCCCGAGACGGTGATGCTGTGGGCCGAGGCGCGGCGGCTGTTCGTGATCATCACGGACGATCCGCTGCACGACCTGACGGGCCTGGAGATGTGCCTGGACGCGCTGGCGCTATACGCGGAGTAG
- a CDS encoding thymidylate synthase → MNAIAPIHADHAAADHPERQYLNLLADILENGVQRGDRTGTGTLGVFGRQIRFDLSKGFPVLTTKKLHLRSIIVELLWFLRGDTNVKYLQDNGCKIWDEWADENGDLGPVYGKQWRSWAAPNGQSIDQIANLIEGLKTNPNSRRHIVSAWNPADVEDMALPPCHCLFQFFVADGKLSCQLYQRSADVFLGVPFNIASYALLTIMVAQVVGLEPGEFVHTFGDAHLYLNHLEQAREQIQREPKPFPTLKMADKRDLFAFEYEDFQLEGYEAHPHIKAAVAV, encoded by the coding sequence ATGAACGCCATCGCGCCCATCCACGCCGATCACGCCGCCGCCGACCATCCCGAGCGGCAGTATCTGAACCTGCTCGCCGACATCCTGGAGAACGGCGTCCAGCGCGGCGATCGCACGGGCACCGGCACGCTGGGCGTGTTCGGCCGGCAGATCCGCTTCGACCTCTCCAAGGGCTTCCCGGTGCTGACCACCAAGAAGCTGCACCTGCGCTCGATCATCGTCGAGCTGCTGTGGTTCCTGCGTGGCGACACCAACGTGAAGTACCTGCAGGACAACGGCTGCAAGATCTGGGACGAGTGGGCCGACGAGAACGGCGACCTGGGCCCCGTCTACGGCAAGCAGTGGCGCTCGTGGGCCGCGCCGAACGGCCAGTCGATCGACCAGATCGCCAACCTGATCGAAGGCCTGAAGACCAATCCCAACAGCCGCCGCCACATCGTCAGCGCCTGGAATCCGGCCGATGTCGAGGACATGGCCCTGCCGCCCTGCCACTGCCTGTTCCAGTTCTTCGTGGCGGATGGGAAACTGAGCTGCCAGCTCTATCAGCGCAGCGCCGACGTCTTCCTGGGCGTGCCGTTCAACATCGCCTCCTACGCCCTGCTGACGATCATGGTCGCCCAGGTGGTGGGCCTGGAGCCGGGCGAGTTCGTGCACACCTTCGGCGACGCGCACCTCTATCTGAACCACCTGGAACAGGCGCGCGAACAGATCCAGCGCGAGCCCAAGCCCTTCCCCACCTTGAAGATGGCCGACAAGCGCGACCTGTTCGCTTTCGAATACGAAGACTTCCAGCTGGAAGGCTACGAGGCCCACCCGCACATCAAGGCGGCGGTCGCGGTTTGA
- a CDS encoding NAD(P)H-dependent oxidoreductase — MPSPQEASPDTPIISPEPTEERALRVLVIAGSQRRHNSCPGLDSKARALMTRMAARLPAAWQIDTEDLGNQHGKPKIQACNACVSSSMALCVYPCNCYGPRSTTQPDLMWDLDLYGRLARADAWAFIGPTNWYGPTTNFKLMFDRLVCAAGGNPRPDLIDKKNTLKAQALERSPQWTRLTKNHLEGRTAGFFTYCDGGANEMGQDGRPKLVINKAWFDPKKEPYQDERLAYQGLVWQCRYSGIEVPDDLWTVGVFGEGKPYADDQTDDMMAETDHLAQFDAWTERFIAHVTPKGVVATKDDERAAKSTTNV; from the coding sequence ATGCCCAGTCCCCAAGAAGCGTCGCCCGACACCCCGATCATCTCCCCTGAACCGACCGAGGAACGCGCCCTGAGGGTGCTGGTGATCGCCGGTTCGCAGCGACGGCACAACAGCTGCCCAGGCCTGGATTCCAAGGCCAGGGCCCTGATGACGCGGATGGCGGCGCGCCTGCCGGCCGCGTGGCAGATCGACACAGAGGATCTGGGCAATCAGCATGGCAAGCCCAAGATCCAGGCCTGCAACGCCTGCGTCAGCTCGTCGATGGCGCTGTGCGTCTATCCCTGCAATTGCTACGGCCCGCGCAGCACCACCCAGCCCGACCTGATGTGGGACCTGGACCTCTATGGCCGCCTGGCCCGCGCCGACGCCTGGGCCTTCATCGGCCCGACCAACTGGTACGGCCCCACCACCAATTTCAAGCTGATGTTCGACCGCCTGGTCTGCGCGGCCGGCGGCAACCCGCGTCCCGACCTGATCGATAAGAAAAACACGCTGAAGGCCCAGGCCCTGGAGCGCTCGCCGCAATGGACGCGGCTGACCAAGAACCACCTGGAAGGCCGAACGGCCGGGTTCTTCACCTATTGCGACGGCGGGGCCAACGAGATGGGCCAGGACGGCCGGCCCAAGCTGGTGATCAACAAGGCCTGGTTCGACCCGAAGAAGGAGCCCTACCAGGACGAGCGCCTGGCTTATCAGGGCCTGGTCTGGCAGTGCCGCTACAGCGGGATCGAGGTCCCCGACGATTTGTGGACCGTGGGAGTGTTCGGCGAGGGCAAGCCCTACGCCGACGACCAGACCGACGACATGATGGCCGAGACCGACCACCTGGCCCAGTTCGACGCCTGGACCGAACGCTTCATCGCCCACGTGACGCCCAAGGGCGTGGTGGCGACCAAGGATGACGAGCGCGCGGCGAAATCGACGACGAACGTCTAA
- a CDS encoding YccF domain-containing protein: MIRLLLNILWFIFGGFISGCLWLLGGALLAITIVGLPYAGAAWRIAGFAFWPFGKEIVSRDVLTGREDLGTGPLGCVLNVLWFLLGGWYIALSHLIAAAAEAVTIIGIPFAIKDLQLAVVAIAPIGRTVVDRR, encoded by the coding sequence ATGATCCGCCTGTTGCTCAACATCCTGTGGTTCATCTTCGGGGGCTTCATCTCGGGCTGCCTGTGGCTGCTGGGCGGCGCCTTGCTGGCCATCACGATCGTGGGCCTGCCCTATGCGGGCGCGGCCTGGCGCATCGCCGGCTTCGCCTTCTGGCCTTTCGGCAAGGAAATCGTGTCGCGCGACGTGCTGACCGGCCGCGAGGACCTGGGCACCGGCCCGCTGGGCTGCGTGCTCAACGTCCTCTGGTTCCTTCTGGGCGGCTGGTACATCGCCCTGTCGCACCTGATCGCCGCGGCCGCCGAAGCCGTGACGATCATCGGCATTCCGTTCGCCATCAAGGACCTGCAACTGGCCGTCGTGGCCATCGCCCCGATCGGGCGGACGGTGGTGGACCGGCGCTAG